The following coding sequences lie in one Phacochoerus africanus isolate WHEZ1 chromosome 12, ROS_Pafr_v1, whole genome shotgun sequence genomic window:
- the LOC125112873 gene encoding LOW QUALITY PROTEIN: uncharacterized protein LOC125112873 (The sequence of the model RefSeq protein was modified relative to this genomic sequence to represent the inferred CDS: inserted 4 bases in 2 codons): protein MAASGSPEPTPSPSPXRKPAEPPAAGYLRWERGEPTYLRTVPSAEAAGGGRGVPGXPSRSRRGGGGYRSALRPIVSLPRGSRRSRAREPGSSPARHLLPPLWKRPPPPRAARPGPRLRAASPARLTGRRQPSPLRPRRPPSWRGPSGPFPAARARCSRVLAGRGGAPPGLPGAGAAPGMRGQKRRPGPRDAEGRRKGGRARAELRSGDPEPGFEALHENDRLQQVSIDRSRDG, encoded by the exons ATGGCGGCGTCCGGCTCCCCGGAGCCAACTCCGAGCCCCAGCCC GAGGAAACCCGCCGAGCCCCCCGCCGCCGGCTACCTgcggtgggagaggggagaaccAACTTACCTCCGGACAGTCCCGTCGGCGGAGGCTgcaggcgggggcaggggcgTCCCGGG GCCGAGCAGGTcccggcgcggcggcggcggctacCGCAGTGCCCTCCGCCCCATTGTTTCCCTTCCAAGAGGATCCCGGCGAAGCCGAGCCCGGGAACCAGGAAGTTCCCCGGCGCGACACCTCCTGCCGCCGCTATGGAAACGGCCCCCGCCTCCCAGGGCGGCTCGCCCGGGACCCCGCCTCCGCGCCGCCAGCCCCGCCCGCCTCACGGGCCGCCGCCAACCGTCGCCGCTGCGGCCGCGGCGGCCGCCATCTTGGCGCGGCCCGAGCGGCCCCTTCCCGGCGGCACGTGCGCGCTGCTCCCGCGTTCTCGCCGGCCGCGGGGGCGCGCCGCCAGGGCTGCCGGGGGCGGGCGCAGCTCCCGGGATGCGCGGCCAGAAACGGCGCCCGGGACCCCGCGACGccgagggaaggaggaagggagggagggcccGGGCGGAACTTCGGAGCGGGGACCCAGAGCCGGGCTTCGAGGCATTGCACGAAAACGACAGGCTTCAGCAGGTGTCAATTGACAGGTCGAGGGATGGCTGA